CGGTGTGCAGGACGCGGTTGTCGGGCAGCACGGCGAGGTCGATCGGCTCGCCGGTGTCCTTCGTCAGGGTGACCTTCTCGTAGTTCGACCAGTCCAGGGCGTGCTCGTGGCCCGGGTGCGCCTGGGCGGCGGGCGCGAGCGCCACACCGCCCAGCGCGGGCAGAGCCAGGAGCAGGACCCCTGTGATCAGGCGTCTCAGGGTGAGGTGCACGGTGATGCGTCTCCTCGATCGCTGGTGGTGACGAGTGGACACGGAGGCGCCTTCGCGCGCGGGCGCCTCTCTTCTGCGAAGTGCTCTCAGCCGAGGAGCCCCGAGAGCGCCGTGAAGCTGCGCTCCGCCGCGCCGAGCGAACCCGGGGGGTTCGGCAGGGTGCTGGGAGCGGTGTCCTGCTCCCAGATGCCGATGTGCGAGGCCCGCGGCCCGATGTCACGGACGAACCTCTCGTACGGGAGGTCACCGGCACCGAACTCGACGATGTCGAAACCGTTGACGTTCGCCGCGTTCGCGTCGCCGTCCTTCATGTGGAACAGCGGGTAGCGGTACGGCTGGTTGCGCACGTACGCGGCCGGGTCGAACCCGGGCCAGCGGTGCCGGCCCACGTACGCCCAGTAGATGTCCAGCTCCAGATAGACGTGGCGCGGGTCCGTGTTCCTGAGGAACACGTCGTACAGCCGCACCGAGGGCTGATCGGTGGCGAACGCGAACTCGCCCGCGTGGTTGTGCTGGTAGAGCTTCAGGCCACGTGCCGTCGCCGCGGCACCCCAGGTGTTGAACTCGTCGGCGGCGGCACGGTAGCCCTCGACCGTGTTGATGTTCGAGGGGGCGTTGGCCGTGCCCACGTGCGGCATACCGAGAATCTGCGCGGCGTCCAGCTCGGCCTGGAGGTTCGTGCGCAGACTGCCGATGCCGACGTGGCTGCCGACGGCACGCAGCCCGTGGTCGTCGAGCAGTTGGCGGATCTCGGGGAGAGTGATCTGCCGGCCCAGGATGGAGGTGGACTGGGTGTACCCGGCGAACTCGATCTCCGTGTAGCCGATCCGGGCCAGTTCGGGGAGGACGACCGCGAAGCCGAGCGCGCTGACCTTGTCGCGGATGCTGTAGAGCTGGATGCCGATGCGGTCCTTGGGGATGGACAGGCCGCCCGGCGCGGCGGCCGCCGATGTGGCGGCGGCCCCGGTGACGGAAGCCGCGGCGACGGCCACGGTGGTGCCGACGGTGGCGCGCAGGAAGTCCCTGCGGTCGAAGGACTTGTGTATATGACTCACGGTCACTCCTGGGGAACGAGGCGAGGAAGGTGTGAACCGGGGCGCACGGCCGGACTGCCGTTCCGGGATGCGCCCCTCGATGGCGGCTCCGTGGCCCGGAACAGCGCTGGGTGAGCGTTCGGCCGTGCGGTGCCCGGTCACGGGAGGCCGGCGCGGACGCCGTCCCCCGCGGTGTCGCCGTGCGTGCCGCCGCCCGGGCCGTCCGGCGTCAGAGGCGGGACGCGCCCGCGGCGTGAGCGTCGGCCACCGCCGCCGCCGAGCGGGCGGCGGCCTTCTCGGCGAGGTCGGCACCGCGGTCCTGCGGCGCCGCCTCCCTGGCCGAGCGGGAGGACGACGCACCGGCGGCGGTCTCTCCGGTGACGGCACCACGGACGCGTGCCGACTCGCCCACGACCAGGACGGGGTCGTTGCCGGTCGCGGTCAGCCCGCCACGCACGATGGCGTTGTCGAGCACGGACTTCGCGGTGTTGTCGGTGACCGCCAGGTTTCCGCCGAAGTACGAGGCGCCCGTGCATGATCCGAGCAGACCCTGGCCGCCGATCTGGAGGTTGTCGGCGTTGCCCGTGTACGCCGCGGCGCCGTACACCTCGCTTGCGCAGAACACGCCACCGAGAGTGTTCCCGTTCACGGTGAGCGCGCCCTTGACGGTGGTGTCGTACACGTCGCTGTACTGGTTGCCCTCGCCCGTCAACGAGCTGTTGAGGGTGCTGCCGGAGACGTACAGCTCGCCGGCCTCGGTGCTGACGGCCCCGCCGAGCGTCGAGTCGACCACGTAGACGAAGCCTTCGTCGGCGTCGACCGCCTTGAGGGTGCTCCTCTCCAGGTGCGCGCCGAACGCGGAGTCGGTGGTCAGCGTGCCCTTGACCGTGGTGTCGGTGAGGTCGAGATAGGCGTTCTCGGCGACGGTGACCGAGCTGTTGAACGTGGCACCCGCCGCCACGAGATCGGCTCCGGCCTCCACCGTCACCGTGCCCCTGACCTTCGTACCGGTGAGGGTGCAGGACTTCCCGGCCGGGACGACCAGGTCGTTGCTGACGGTCACGGCCCCGCCGTCACCGACACATGTGGTGTAGAGCGCTGCCTGGGCGGAGCCGGAGAAGGCCACCAGGCTCCCCGATGCCACCAGTGAGGCCGTGGCGATGAACGTGCGAATCTTCATGTCGCTTCCCTTCCGCTGCGGTCACGGCGGAGTCGGTGACCCGGCCGGTTTCCCCCGTTGTGACGGGGTGCTGAACGGTGCGTGAGCGACGACCGCCGTGACAGCGATCGCGCGGTGCCTCGTGACGGGTGGTGGCCCGGCCATGGGGGGAGAGACGTGGAGGGACTCGTGAGGTGGGGAGCGTTCGCGGGGGGAACGCCGATGGGCTGCGGTGTTACCTGGCCGAAACGCATGTCTCGGTGGGCCGAGAGATTAGGACGACGCGTGGGGGACTGTCCAGAGGTTCGGTACGAATCTCCCGAACTTCCTGATGCTTCATCAAAAGATGTGGTGCAGCGGTGAAAAGAGGGGGCTGTGTGCTCCGGGGCTGCGTCCGGTACCGGTCCACGCTGCGACGGCCCCGCCGCACCGTGGTCGCGCCACCTCGCCGGGATCTGCCGTGCCGGTGCCCGCGTCCGGTGCTCCTGCCGGCGGCAACGGCCCTCCGCCGCCGGATCCCTCGGCGCGCGGGCAGGTCCGTCCTCGGGGCCGGCGGGAGGAGCCGGAATTAAACATCCGCAGCCGAGATGCATCCATCAGGTGAATTTCTGCAAGCCGACCGGTGACCGGATTTCCGAAAGAACTCACCCGAACGGAGTCGGTGCCGGGCAGAAAAGCGTACTGATCTTGATCGAGTGATCGGCGGGCATTACCGGCGGTCATAACTGTCCTGGCAAAGGAAAAAGAACTCACCGGCTGTCCGAGGTGGATGTCGGGGTCCCCGGAAAGCCGCTGTCGAGCTCGCACTTTCGGTCGAGATCCGTGCCACAGTTCTCCTGTGGCCCGGAAAGGGCCGCTGGTCTAACATGATTCGGGGCGGCGCTCCGAGGCGACGACTTGGCGCTGCTGACCAGGCGATTACCTTCGTATCGAATCCGCTTTTCCGAAAAAGTATTTTCGTCAATCAATTCGCTTCGCACATATTTTGGTTCGCGCTCGACCCTAAGAGCGTCACACGCTTACTGCGGGAGTATTCCCGCCTCGTGTACTGCGGTGAGACGGAGGTGTGGACCGATGGTGAGGCCGAGGGAGCAGATGGCGGAGCCCACGATCCATGACGGGGCCTCGGCGTGGCGAATCGCGCGGGATTCCCGCGTGCTCGACGTGAATTCGTCCTACAGCTATCTGCTGTGGTGCCGTGACTTCGCGGGGACCTCCGTGGTCGCCCGTGACGAGAGCGGAGAGGCCGTGGCCTTCGTGACGGGCTACATACGCCCGGACGCTCCCGGCAGCCTTGTCATCTGGCAGATCGCCGTGGACGACCGTCGACGGGGCCGAGGTCTGGCCGGGGCCATGCTCGATCACCTCACCGCCCGTCTGCGGTCCAGGGGCGTCCTCCAGCGAATGGAGACGACGATCAGCGCAGACAACGACGCTTCACAACGGCTCTTCCTCTCCTTCGCCGCGCGACACGGGGCGTCGGTGGAGCGTGAGCTGCTGTTCCCCGCAGGACTCTTCCCCGACGCACACGAGTCCGAACACCTGTATCGGATCGGGCCGCTGGCCCAACCACCCGCCTCGTCGAACGAGACCGAGTTCTCGGACGCCCGGCGCACTAGGAGCGTGTCATGACGACGAACAACCCGCATGCCCTGAGTGTCTTCGAGGCCCTCGAGTCGGAGGTGCGGAGCTACTGCCGCGGCTGGCCGACGGTCTTCGACCGTGCGCAGGGTGCCCGGCTCACGGACGAGGACGGCCACTCGTACCTGGACTTCTTCGCCGGTGCAGGTTCGCTGAACTACGGGCACAACAACCCGGTGCTGAAACGCGCGTTGATCGACTACATCGAGCGTGACGGCATCACGCACGGTCTGGACATGGCGACGACGGCGAAGCGGGCGTTCCTGGAGACGTTCGAGAACGTGATCCTGCGTCCGCGTGATCTGCCGTACAAGGTGATGTTCCCGGGTCCGACGGGCACGAACGCCGTGGAGTCGGCGCTGAAGCTGGCCCGTAAGGTCAAGGGCCGTGAGTCGGTGGTCTCGTTCACCAATGCCTTCCACGGCATGTCGCTGGGTTCGCTGGCGGTGACGGGCAACGCGTTCAAGCGGGCCGGTGCCGGTATCCCGCTGGTGCACGGCACGCCGATGCCGTTCGACAACTACTTCGACGGTCAGGTCCCGGACTTCCTGTGGTTCGAGCGGCTGCTGGAGGACCAGGGGTCGGGGCTGAACAAGCCGGCCGCGGTGATCGTGGAGACGGTGCAGGGCGAGGGCGGCATCAACGTGGCCCGCGCCGAGTGGCTGCGCGCGCTGCAGGATCTGTGCCACCGCCAGGACATGCTCCTGATCGTGGACGACATCCAGATGGGCTGTGGGCGGACCGGTGGTTTCTTCTCCTTCGAGGAGGCCGGGATCGTCCCGGACATCGTGACGCTGTCGAAGTCGATCAGCGGTTACGGTCTGCCGATGTCGCTGTGCCTGTTCAAGGGCGAGCTGGACGTCTGGGAGCCGGGCGAGCACAACGGGACCTTCCGGGGCAACAACCCGGCCTTCGTCACCGCTGCCGCGACGCTCGACGCGTACTGGGCCGACGGTCAGATGGAGAAGCAGACCCTGGCCCGCGGCGAACAGGTCGAGCAGGCACTGCTGGCAGTCGGGGAAGAACACCCTGAGGCCGGCGTGCAGGTCCGGGGCCGAGGACTGGTCTGGGGGATGAAGTTCGCCGATCCCACGCGTGCGACCACCGTGTGCAGGGGCGCCTTCGAGCTGGGCCTGCTGGTCGAGACCTCCGGCCCGGAGAGTGAGGTCGTGAAGGTGCTTCCGCCCCTCACCGTCTCCTCGGCCGAGCTGGACGAAGGCCTCCAGATCCTCGCCAAGGCTGTGCGGGACACCGCCTGAAGAGCGGTGGCAGCACGGTCGAACGCACGGCCCGGAGGCGCTGTCCAGGCACACCGGGCCACCGCTCCGCCTCCCCGGGCACCCGATGAGGCACCGAAGAAAGGCACCGCCCCGCCGTGATCGTCCGATCCTTCGATGACATCGAGAACACCGACCGGCACGTCAGGTCCGCTTCAGGTACCTGGGAGAGCAAGCGCATCGTGCTCGCCAAGGAGAAGGTGGGCTTCTCGCTCCACGAGACCGTGCTGTACGCGGGCACGGAGACGTCGATGTGGTACGCCAACCACATCGAGGCCGTTCTGTGCACCGAGGGCGAGGCCGAGCTCACCAACGACGAGACCGGCGAGAAGCACTGGATCTCCCCCGGGACGATGTACCTGCTGAACGGGCACGAGCACCACACACTGCGCCCCAAGACCGACTTCCGCTGCGTGTGCGTCTTCAATCCCCCCGTCACCGGACGGGAGGACCACGACGAGAACGGTGTATACCCGCTGCTGACAGAGGAGGGCTGAACCATGACCACCGATGTACGCGCCGACCTGTACCCCTCGCGCGGCGCCGCCGAGATGACCACTCCCCGCCAGGACCCGGTCATCTGGTCCGCGCCGGGCGCGCCGGGACCGATCGCCGCGAAGGACCTGCAGTCCTTCGAGCACGACGGCTTCCTCGCCATCGACCAGCTCGTCACCCCCGACGAGGTGGCCGGCTACCGCGCCGAGCTGGACCGGCTGGTCGCCGACCCGCTGGTCCGCGCCGACGAACGCTCCATCATCGAACCCAAGACGCAGAGCGTGCGTTCCGTCTTCGAGGTCCACAAACTCAGCGAGGTCTTCGCCCGACTGGTCCGCGACGAACGCGTGGTGGGCCGCGCCCGCCAGATCCTGGGCTCGGACGTCTACGTCCACCAGTCCAGGATCAACGTCAAGCCCGGCTTCGGAGCCTCCGGCTTCTACTGGCACTCCGACTTCGAGACCTGGCACGCCGAGGACGGCCTGCCCAACATGCGGGCCGTGTCCGTCTCGATCGCCCTGACCGAGAACCTCGACACCAACGGCGGGCTCATGATCATGCCCGGCTCCCACAAGTCCTTCGTCGGCTGCGCCGGCGAGACACCCAAGGACAACTACAAGAAGTCCCTCCAGATGCAGGACGCCGGCATCCCCTCCGACGAGGTCCTCACCGCCATGGCCGACCGCCACGGCATCAAACTCTTCACCGGCAAGGCAGGCTCGGCCACCTGGTTCGACTGCAACGCCATGCACGGCTCCGGGGACAACATCACCCCCTACGCCCGCAGCAACGTCTTCATCGTCTTCAACAGTGTCGACAACACCGCCCAGGAACCCTTCGCGGCCCCCGTCCGCAGGCCCGACTTCATCGGCGCCCGCGACTTCACCCCGGTCGGGTACTAGGCACACCGGCGACGGAGCCTCGGCACCGACGAGCGCGGTACCTCTCGAAGGGAGCACCCACCCCTCGCACCGGCGACGGGTGGGTGCTCCCTTCCGCATGTTCCGGCCCGCCTGCTCCGGTGGCGCGGTGCCTCGGGCCGGTGCCCAGCAGGCATTGCTCCTGGCCGGAGCGCCGCAGCGTCCTCCCGAGAGGCGCGTCTCACCATGTGAAACAGGCGTTTGACATTAGATGCACTTATGGTCAATAAAGGTGATGCTTTGGCCACTTATTCACGCCCTGTGTAACGCAGGCTGTGAGGGCCGCCCTCGCCGAGATGAATGAGTACTGCCGTGTCCCACACGTCCCCCGACCGCGCACCCGTAGACCCGGCGGAGGAGTGGGACGCCTGGCGTGCGGAGCGTCACCGTTCGCTCACGTCCCCGACCGGCAACCTCGCCCTGGTCGAGACCCGCTGGGCGCCGGCTGGGGAGGAGCCGGACGCGGAGGAAGCGCGCGCGAGCCGGCCGGACACCGTGACGGTGACCACGCTCCGGCGCACCGACCTGGTCACCGGCCAGCCCGAGCACGGCCTGCGCTTCTGGGACGCCGACGCGCCCGCCATCCGTGATTTCGACCGGGTCGACACCTTCCCGTACGACCCAGCCTGGGTCCTGGAAGCCTCCTACACCCCCGTCCCCGGCGCCCGGCGCATCGCCTTCGAGCACATCCGGGACAACGGCGGCAGCCGCGACCTGGTCGTCCCGGGTGACATCACGCTCACCGTCGACGGCCGCGCGTACACGCTCAGCGCCTTCGACGACGACGGCACCCTGCTGCTCGTCTTCGGGGACCCCACCAACGGTGACATCACCTACGGGCCGGCCGCTTCCTCTTCGTGCGGCGCACGGACGACGAGAGCCGGGTCGTCCTCGACTTCAACCAGGCCTTCGTGCCGCCCTGCGGATTCTCCGATCAGTACAACTGTCCGATGCCGCCGCGGCAGAACCGCTTCCACCTGCCCGTCGAGGCAGGCGAGAAGCTCCCCGTCTTCCGCGACGGCTCCGACGCCCAGCACTGATCACCCCGCAGCTCCCCGCACCGAAAGAGTCCTGACCCATGAGCACCAAGAAGAACGTCCTGTACGCCACCGCCGCCGTCGCCGCTCTCGCCCTGACCGTGACCGCCTGCGGCGGCTCCGGCGGCACCAGCGCCTCGGGCGGCACCTGGGACAAGGACGCCGTCGTCAACATCGGCTCCCTCTACGAGCCGCAGAACCTCGACAACACCGCGGGCGGCGGACAGGGTGTCACCGAGGCCCTGAACGGCAACGTCTACGAGGGTCTGTTCAGACTCACCGACGACGGTGACGTCGAGAAGCTCCTGGCCCAGGACTACCAGACCAGCGCCGACGGCCTCACCTACACCTTCACCCTGCGCGACGGCGTGAAGTTCCACAGCGGCAAGGAACTCGGCAGCGAGGACGTCAAGTACAGCCTGGAGAAGGTCCTCGCCGACGACTCCCAGTCCGCCCGCAAGAGCAACCTCGAAGTCGTCAAGGACATCGCCACCCCCGACAAGCGGACCGTGAAGATCACGCTGTCCAAGAAGTCGATCTCCTTCGTCTACAACCTCTCCTATGTCTGGATCATCAACTCCCAGGCCGAGAACCTGAAGACGACCGAGGACGGCACCGGCCCGTACGCCCTGAACAAGTGGACCCGCGGTTCCGCGCTGAGCCTGAACCGCTTCGCGGGCTACTGGGGAGACGCCGCCGCGAACAAGCAGGTCGTCTTCCACTACTACAAGGACGCGTCCGCGCTCAACAACGCCCTGCTGACCAACGCCGTGGACGTCGTCACCAGCGAGCAGTCGCCCGACGCGCTGGAGCAGTTCAAGAGCAACGGCACCTACAAGGTCAACGACGGCAACTCCACCACCAAGCTGCTGCTGGCGTTCAACGACAAGGCCAAGCCCTTCACCGACGTCAAGGTGCGCCAGGCCGTGTCCGCCGCCATCGACGACAAGAAGCTCCTGGAGTCCGTCTGGGGCGGCTACGGCAAGCAGATCGGCTCGATGGTCCCGCCCACCGACCCCTGGTACGAGGACCTGACCGACGTCAACGCCCATGACGTGACGAAGGCCAAGAAGCTGCTGTCCGAGGCCGGTTACGCCAAGGGCTTCAGCTTCACCCTCGACACCCCCAACTACGACCCGCACCCGACGGCCGCGACCTTCATCAAGTCCCAGCTCGCCAAGGTCGGCATCACCGTCAAGATCAACACGATCACGCCCGACGAGTGGTACACGAAGGTCTACAAGAACCACGACTTCTCGGCCACGCTCCAGGAGCACGTCAACGACCGCGACCTGGTCTGGTACGGCAACCCCGACTTCTACTGGGGCTACGACAACCCGCAGGTCACCAAGTGGGTCGAGCAGGCGGAGGAAGCCTCCAGCACCGCCGACCAGACCGAGCTGCTGAAGAAGGTCAACCGGCAGACCGCCGAGGACGCGGCGAGCGACTGGCTGTATCTCTACCCGCAGATCGTCGTCGCGAACGACAAGCTCTCCGGCTACCCCCTCAACGGCCTGAACTCCCAGTTCTACGCCTACGACATCAAGAAGAAGGGCTGATGGCGCGCTACCTGGCGCGCCGACTGGCCTTCCTGGCCGTGTCGCTGGCGCTGGCGAGCGTCGTGCTGTTCGTGCTGCTGCGC
The DNA window shown above is from Streptomyces sp. Alt3 and carries:
- a CDS encoding sugar phosphate isomerase/epimerase family protein, coding for MSHIHKSFDRRDFLRATVGTTVAVAAASVTGAAATSAAAAPGGLSIPKDRIGIQLYSIRDKVSALGFAVVLPELARIGYTEIEFAGYTQSTSILGRQITLPEIRQLLDDHGLRAVGSHVGIGSLRTNLQAELDAAQILGMPHVGTANAPSNINTVEGYRAAADEFNTWGAAATARGLKLYQHNHAGEFAFATDQPSVRLYDVFLRNTDPRHVYLELDIYWAYVGRHRWPGFDPAAYVRNQPYRYPLFHMKDGDANAANVNGFDIVEFGAGDLPYERFVRDIGPRASHIGIWEQDTAPSTLPNPPGSLGAAERSFTALSGLLG
- the ectA gene encoding diaminobutyrate acetyltransferase — encoded protein: MVRPREQMAEPTIHDGASAWRIARDSRVLDVNSSYSYLLWCRDFAGTSVVARDESGEAVAFVTGYIRPDAPGSLVIWQIAVDDRRRGRGLAGAMLDHLTARLRSRGVLQRMETTISADNDASQRLFLSFAARHGASVERELLFPAGLFPDAHESEHLYRIGPLAQPPASSNETEFSDARRTRSVS
- the ectB gene encoding diaminobutyrate--2-oxoglutarate transaminase produces the protein MTTNNPHALSVFEALESEVRSYCRGWPTVFDRAQGARLTDEDGHSYLDFFAGAGSLNYGHNNPVLKRALIDYIERDGITHGLDMATTAKRAFLETFENVILRPRDLPYKVMFPGPTGTNAVESALKLARKVKGRESVVSFTNAFHGMSLGSLAVTGNAFKRAGAGIPLVHGTPMPFDNYFDGQVPDFLWFERLLEDQGSGLNKPAAVIVETVQGEGGINVARAEWLRALQDLCHRQDMLLIVDDIQMGCGRTGGFFSFEEAGIVPDIVTLSKSISGYGLPMSLCLFKGELDVWEPGEHNGTFRGNNPAFVTAAATLDAYWADGQMEKQTLARGEQVEQALLAVGEEHPEAGVQVRGRGLVWGMKFADPTRATTVCRGAFELGLLVETSGPESEVVKVLPPLTVSSAELDEGLQILAKAVRDTA
- a CDS encoding ectoine synthase, producing MIVRSFDDIENTDRHVRSASGTWESKRIVLAKEKVGFSLHETVLYAGTETSMWYANHIEAVLCTEGEAELTNDETGEKHWISPGTMYLLNGHEHHTLRPKTDFRCVCVFNPPVTGREDHDENGVYPLLTEEG
- the thpD gene encoding ectoine hydroxylase; this translates as MTTDVRADLYPSRGAAEMTTPRQDPVIWSAPGAPGPIAAKDLQSFEHDGFLAIDQLVTPDEVAGYRAELDRLVADPLVRADERSIIEPKTQSVRSVFEVHKLSEVFARLVRDERVVGRARQILGSDVYVHQSRINVKPGFGASGFYWHSDFETWHAEDGLPNMRAVSVSIALTENLDTNGGLMIMPGSHKSFVGCAGETPKDNYKKSLQMQDAGIPSDEVLTAMADRHGIKLFTGKAGSATWFDCNAMHGSGDNITPYARSNVFIVFNSVDNTAQEPFAAPVRRPDFIGARDFTPVGY
- a CDS encoding ABC transporter substrate-binding protein, giving the protein MSTKKNVLYATAAVAALALTVTACGGSGGTSASGGTWDKDAVVNIGSLYEPQNLDNTAGGGQGVTEALNGNVYEGLFRLTDDGDVEKLLAQDYQTSADGLTYTFTLRDGVKFHSGKELGSEDVKYSLEKVLADDSQSARKSNLEVVKDIATPDKRTVKITLSKKSISFVYNLSYVWIINSQAENLKTTEDGTGPYALNKWTRGSALSLNRFAGYWGDAAANKQVVFHYYKDASALNNALLTNAVDVVTSEQSPDALEQFKSNGTYKVNDGNSTTKLLLAFNDKAKPFTDVKVRQAVSAAIDDKKLLESVWGGYGKQIGSMVPPTDPWYEDLTDVNAHDVTKAKKLLSEAGYAKGFSFTLDTPNYDPHPTAATFIKSQLAKVGITVKINTITPDEWYTKVYKNHDFSATLQEHVNDRDLVWYGNPDFYWGYDNPQVTKWVEQAEEASSTADQTELLKKVNRQTAEDAASDWLYLYPQIVVANDKLSGYPLNGLNSQFYAYDIKKKG